CTGTGGAAAGctgaggccaggaagcagaTAGCGAGCGAAGAACTGAagcttggcaaaaaaaaagtaagaaggTTACACAACCTCAAGCGACTGAAAAAGACAGCTTGGTTGAGGAGTCGGCGGGTCGGTTAAGGACTCGAGTGAGTGAACACATCTGGAGCTGGACGCAGTGAGGGTGAGGATATaagcagagacaggaaattGGACAGAATCTcctgaaagaagagaggaggggggaaacTAAAAGCGACCGAGGGGGATAAAATAACAgcttgtgtattttaaaaaaagtttcagaGTGAAAGAATCGCagcccaaacaaacaaacttcatcacactgagctgcagctgcgCAGGAcagccagaagaagaagaagaagaagaaacaggggAAACAGAAGGACGAGCTCGCCTcgaaaacacagcagaacagacTCACATATCACATGCAGCTCGTCCCAACACAGTGAACGttcacaaaccacaaacaaaagacTCGCACCCTTTACAAATGTGCCCACAGAGTCATTCAGAGTTATCTACAGagctctctgtctcctctgaaacagaagaaaaagcttTTTGACAGCGAAACCTGTGGATTATTAGAGTCTGTTAGAGTCTGCTTTGAATGTGACAAACTGTGCTGAGCTGCAACTGATGTCAGCACGAAAGCATCTTGACAGATATGGGAGGGGAACAAATCGCTTTCGTGAttaaaaagaggaaggaaaaaagtcatttttttaaaaggggAGCTTCAGGTTCATCTGGTCAAGCTGCCTTCAAATGTGACACAAACTGAGcagtcagctgacaggaagtgtgtgttcaAACCAAAGCAGAGGCTCATAAAGCCTAAAGCATCTGATCGCAAGCCGAGGGACTCGCGGAGCCTTTCAGTCTGCACGTGGCTCGAGCGTGAACCTCTGCTCACAGGAGGTCACGGTCAGCAGGATGTTTGAACAACCACACCATCTCGTCAGCCCCGAGCCATTTGGATGCACGTCCATTCCACCACTGCAGCTGCACATACTGGAAATTACATTACAGAGAAGCTCATCATTCTAAGTAGCAGGCTTTAGGACATAAACTGATTACGGCTGCTTGAGTGAAGCACTGCAGCAAGTCCAGCAAAAACTACTTAGTCTGATGTGTAGtttgcactttattttgtttttttataaccTCTTCGACTGGCAGATTTATGATTTTGAAGCCCAAGTTTGAgcttatttttcagcattttacagctcaaagcttttatttctgGCTATGAGCCCTTAAAAGTTGAATAACTTCACAGAACCTGTTCCCTTCAAGTTAAAGTCCAgatgaaacagcattttgagaATATCTGTGGCTTTTGTATCGTGTCGTGTTTCTGGAGGACAGGCAGGCAAATCGAACAAATTTCCAAACAGCTAACTGATGAGTCTCAGgtttgtgctgctgatgtttgAAGACTGACTGACGGGTGGCCACCGTGATATCATTGGCTGAAACCGGTTGAGTCAAACCTACATAAGCACACATCATATTTCGTTTCCCAGGAAGAAACTTTAAACATTTCTCTGACATTTATCGTTTAAAAAGGTGCACGACGTGAGTGCTCTTTCAGCTCCCTGTTAAAGTCAATGTTGCCTTCAGAAGTCGTGTTCAACAGCCACTGCGCCGTACGGCGTGCGGGATGTCTGGGCCTGTTTATGGCCTCGTGCAAACAGCAGGCATTGTGACCAAGGAGCTCACGACTGACGCTCTCCATCTGAGCGAGCCCACAATGTcaacaaaaagatgaattttattttcagaagcCGTAACAGTCAATCAGTCGTGCCccatctgcagctgctgccacacACCGAAGCCCTAAAGCTGCTCAAATCTCATTCTGAAGAGACTTTCATTTTGATTCTATTTGaggcttttttaatttttttttattgcgGAAATCCAATCCAACCCACAAATCTCTGCGGGGGGAGATTCTGTGCCACCGCGCCCTAATTTCAGGCTGTGTGCGTCCTGCTAACTTGTGTtgcacacatgacacacacacacacctgagccCCTGTTCGTCCAGCTGTGTGACAGAGGTCTGTAATACCAGGGTGGCCTGTAGCGGCTGGAGGGGGGCGGCAGTCAGGAGGCTGAGAGGAGCTCTGAAGGACGGGGTGAccttcagctcagctcagtttgtgtttgtagaGCTGGGAACTCATCCGTTCATCAATAATCTTTGTTAATACCATCAGAATGGCTCATTAAATGTTTAACTCTGCAGTCGTAACACACGGTCGACatgaagctaagctaagctgtagcagcagcacagacgTCGGTGAATAAGCAGTTTGTTCAGGTTTCTAacgtttatttttttaaaaattactttGTTACACCCCAACTACGTGTTATGATCTCAGACGTCCACAGAATACACAGACTGTTTTCAACTGAAGTACAAATACTCATCAGTGCTTAATGTACTTCAATTTGACTACAGTGATCAAATTTAAGACTCCTGCCTTGATACCAAATATTTTCACTGTCCACCAAACAGCAAATCAAAGCGACGCTGAGCTGCAACAACTAGAGTTAGCGTGTGGCCTCACAGCCGTGGAGCTCGCTTGTTTGTTCACGAGCACCGGATGTACCAAAGAACACTGCAGAGTCAGGAGAAAACGACGAAGAAATCAGCTGTGACAATCTctcaagaaagaaaaggggaaagaaagcCGAGCTGATAtcctggagacagacaggccaATGAGAAGAGAGACGTGAAGCTCATGTGTGCTGGCATTGCTTCACGCCTCTCGTACACTTACATCAGGTAGTGCTTCTGCAaatgcttatgtgtgtgtgtgtgtgtgtgtgtttgcaagagCCACACAAGGTCACCCTGggacaaatgcacattttgagTCAGGATGTTCGGATcgttttctgtgtgtgacaaTGTGTCAATGTGTCAGCTGTCTGTTAAGGAGACTTTTTATTCTCGACTCACTGATGACATTTTGAGAAGATTTTTGTGGCCTTTTGGTTCACAGtgagacatactgtacattggAGGTCTTGTTTTGGGGTTTggtgttttttgggttttttttgtttttttttctttggactTCACAAAGTAGAAACTGTGCACTCGAACCAGGGGGCAACTGTTTTAAGACATGATACGAAGGCAGAAAAGTAGACAGGGACTCCTTGTTCTGTACTGACAAAGCAGTGCGCCGTCACTTTACCAGCCATGACAatcagcagctctgtggagtAAAATGAAAGAGACGCTCACAGAGCAGCATGCTTCAAAGATCTACTTGTTCCAGTGGAAAGTCTCTTGCTCACTTGGTGTCAAGGGAAATGTCATGGATGCTTGGCATTTCCCCAGGTTCTGTGTTgcctacagtatgtgtgtgtgtttgtgcgtttaTGTCACTGGTAACCCAGCCATGGAAACAGATGTTGTCCCCCTTAGTCTCTTTTTGCTATTGCTAATCCAATTTGGTGGCTGGTTCAGCACATAACCTCGATCGGTTTTGTATTTCCTTTAGCTCCCAGCGACATGCTAAGCTAGCTAACCTCAGCAGGTGGATGGCCTTTTGTGCAGCTAAAGCTATAGGTCAGTATGTGTTTTTGCTGGGCCTCAGGAGTATACAGCGACTGATGTGAGGGATTAACGAGCCACCCACCCCGGGTTGGGGGGGAATAAAAACAACTAATCTGCAATTTGTGGAATATCTGTTGCATAATCCTGACCCTCAGTCCACAGATTACGCAATGGATTTGCATTTTTGatgctctgtgtgtatgtgttctgctgctgttggtgagAATCGCTGCCAAGGCAGTTTGGTGGACTCTTGTTTGGTCTGCACTTTGGTTGTGCAATTCCTCTCAAGTCTGCTtgcatgtttgtctctctctccctctcgaCGTGTCTTTTCGCTGTGTTGTGAACTTGCTGTCTCAGCTTCGGACAGTCAGCAGCATCTCTGCTCACCTTGCACAATCTCGCTTCTTGCCTGCGTCACCAGCCTCCCCGCCTCAGGATTACTGCCTCACACTATCTGTGTGTGCTACTCTTCCAGTCTtccagtctttctctctctctttctctttttttttttgctctgtccTTCCTGCATCCAAAGGCGTCTCTTCTGTCTTCAGACATCCTCTTAATTTATTTCAGTCCATCCAACatgtgctttgttgttgttgttaatgtgtATCCTCTGTCTGTGTTCCAGGTCTCACCTCCTTTTTCCTCTGAGCAGTCAATATGCTAATCCTCACCCGTTTTTCTGCATGGGATGTTTTGCTCTTTTCCACGCGGCTGATATGACAGAATCTCTCGCAGACTTGAGTCAAATTATGATTGCTTGCTAAAGTTTAACCAGTCGTTTAGCGGCGTCTATTTGCCAAAATGTCTATTAGTTGATTTCCTGTGAGATTACACTCAGGCATTCAGCAAAGACTCTATTGGAAACCGAGGCTTAGCTGCAGCCCTGACAGCTGGTGCAGCTCACAGCAGCCTGTAATTAACACAAACAATCAAGTCACTTTGGTAACAGACAAGAAAGCTAATTAGAGCAGATattgaactgaaaaataaaagaataactAATTTTATATTTGGCCTTTTTATATATTTCCACTCACTGCATTGCTTTCTGAGAATACGTGCAGCTGTTCTCGAAGCAGTTCAGGAGAACTGtttgaaaatgctgtttgcCTCAGGTCTGTTTGATACGATCGAGAGGCGTCCCAGAAAACCCGAAAACCCAAGACTCTGGCCTTAACCGAACTCTGTCCTGTAGGTTCAGACATTTGAGCTTTCCTCACTGGACTTCTTGTGGCGTCTGATATTGTGGGGTTGTGCAAAtgctgttttaaattaaaagttagATCCTGGTTGGtagtttctctttttgtatCTATCTGTGACTATAACATTGTACTCACCACAGTAACTGGGAACACAGTTTGCTTAAATGTGGCTTTGGCACAAGCAAAGAGATCAGCAAAAATATCAGCTCGGGTTTGGTCGTTCTCGGGTCCAGCTGGGTTTGGGTTGTGCTTGCTTTTAAATGCATGAGTCCATCTCTTGTTTAAATGCGAGAGCCTGTGAGTCCATTTGTATTTTGGGGCCTGTGAACTCTTACATTATGtaactttctcttctcctcctctttttttccccctctctccctcttctctctctgcagtgcatCAGCCAGCATTAGGCCTCTTTCCTCCTGCTTCCCCGTCTCCCCATTGCTTTTGTAGAAATGGCTGTTACGACTGAAGCCCGTGCTaaccttctctttcttccttcctccctcattCCTCCCCTCCATGTCTCTCAGTAGTGTAGTGGCCTTTCTATTTGTGTAATCATTTCTCACTTTGTGCTGCCACATTTGTATCCCAGGCAGTAAAAAATCtagacatttgttttatttatgtatttgtttttacatactTGTGTACACGAGGCCATGGAAGTTGTGCAGCCTCTATGGATCTTGAGCTCATCTGATCAGCgttgtgtttcctgtcctctccctcatccccctccacctccctcccaTCTTTggattcaaaacaaaaagcatccCCAGAGGTCAAAGTTGAGAATAGCACAAGATCTTTGGTTGAGAGCCATGCTGAGGCCTCAGTGGAAACTGCAAGGTGCAGTGTGAGAAAGAAACATGTGGAGTTACAGGTGTGTAACTCCTGGCCGATGAAAAGTGTATGTCATGGTGATGATGGCATATATAGACTCACGCTTCTATATATGAATTTAGCTCAGTTACCAATTGGCAGAATGCAAGAAACACGTACCGCTCACTGCAACCTCTTTATTTCCCCTCAGTTTCACCCATTAAAAACACCCAAAACGTTGTACATTAgtacaaaattaaaaagcaaattattCAAATTCACAATAATCGATGAGCTGAAATGATgagtggaaataaaaataaatgcaagcaAAGAAAACGTAAGCCCATtactaaaagaaaagaaaaacacgcATGCAATAACCATTTGGAGCAAGCATGCAAAACTACAAAAGCCAAAATATTGGTAAGACAAGCAAGATGTGGTAAGTTTGCCTGCAAATACTGAGATACTGAAAAGCACCAGAGCTCTGCCCGTATATCAACCTTTCCCTTGAGTCACGGGTACACGAAAAAGAGGATGAAGGCCACCCACGGCTCTTCCCTCTGAACCCTGTGACCTGCAAATAGATGAAGAGCAGTAAAGTGACACACGAGTTGCGTAACTGTGCGTCCTTCATCCGTTTCACTCTGTAGCATCTCTGTGCCACGGCGCTTGCGTGGAGTTGGACTCGGAAACAGAAGCCGTTGCCAACGAAGGCTTCAAACTGAGCTGCATCTCCTGCAAGATGAGGGGCGAGGTGCAGGCCGTGGCCACCGTCAACTGGTACTTCAAAGCCTCAGATGAGACAGAGTTCTCTCATGTGAGTAGTGATAAGACACACGTCAAGACAGGCTTTGATAGAGTGTCGCTCTGTAATGACTTAAAGGAGTAAGAGGGAAATACAACttagttagatgagaagactgataccactctcaagTCTGTCTTGTTAATATTTCTGGGTAGTTTAGTTTAGCATTCATTGGAAACGGCTATATTCAAAGGTAACAATATCCACGTCtaaaactcactaattaacactgCTAAAAATTAAGTAAGAGACTAGAACAAGCCTCCTTCTGTACAGTAATTACATTAAACAATACATACAAATAGTTTAAGACTCTGAAGGAGAAAAACGTGCATCCTATACAGTCGCTCTTAATAGATTGACACGCCACGTTTGaaaaatatcttcaaaactaaaattacacaaaaaaattgAGCCTAAATGTTCTACAAAAAGCCTGATGCAGATTTCCCCTGCATATCTAACGGGTGCAAAGCCTCCAGTTGAAGAAGCAGTCTTGAAATGAGCCCACAAAAGCTCCAAAACTAATCTGGTATAACGCTGTGTGTCTCCTTCTCTGGGAAACGGCTGCAATGCATTTATCATGAGAGAGAACAGAGTCTTGCATTTTTCATGACGGCCTTTTTTCCCGTCCACCCTTCCGTCTACTGGAAGACAACACATTTGCTCACCAAAGAAGCACTCGCCAGGCAAACCAAAGAGGCCATTACAGTATATACTTATAGCAGGACAGATCCCATTAGCCCATTTAGAAGCCCATTTGCTTTCACTAATTCGCCAGTAAGTGCACAGGTGAGGTCTGCAGCTCGGTCGATACGGAAAAACAGCAGCGATGGTCGTGTGGGGACCAGCTGTCTGTTTCCTCAAGGACCGCAGGAAAACTGAACAATAATAATCCAAGAGAGAACAGCATCTTCCCATTGTATGTGTTTATCTGCACACGTAAAAGAAGAAATTGGACTATAAGCTACACAAAGACTGTTAATCAGATCTAAAAACAGGAGGAAAGtcacactgtatgtgtgaatgttgGCCTCCAAATGGAccccaaaaaaaaatgcactaaCTGGTAACGGTTTGATTCATTGAGTGTTGGGTTTTAATTGAACCTTCGtatttatgaaacatttttaaagatttagaCCTTCAGGAGAAACCAGTGTGCTTGGGACTGATTGGCACAGACAGGATAAGGATGCCTTATATCCTTTAAGTGTTGACATGTTCCTAAAAGTTCATTTCACAgcatactgaaatgttttgtataCACAGATTCATTAGGATAAACGCTCACACAATGCAAAGGGGATCATAAAATGTGTAGTCTTTGGTATGTATGGTCTTTCAACGTGCCTGAAACCCTTGTCATCACTTTGCTGAATTTCCACAGCATCTACTTCACAAGCAAATCCCACTGTGTGATTCTGTTCCAGTTATACAGCTACGACGATGGAACGCCCGAGATCATTGACCAACGTTTCTACGAGCGTCTCTTCTGGAACGGCAGCAAGAACACGAAGGACCTGCAGGACGGCTCCATCTACATCCTCAATGTGACCTTCAATGACACGGGAACCTACCAGTGCATATTCAGCCGCATCCTCACGTATGCCAACTACGAGTTTCAAACCAACACCAGCAAGACTATCGTCATGAAAGTGGTGCCACGACGTAAGGGCGAAGGGGGAGGGGTGTTGTATTGCATGTTTGGACCCAGATCTAAATGAGCCAAATGCACCAAGGGCTTGCAATTCTgggtcagttttattttagttttatgttttaggCAGATATCGAACAAACTTccatttacatttaagaagaGCCAGTTTAAACCACAAACCTCTTAAGGCTGAGCAATTCACTTGGAAAGACTTCATGCACCAATTGGCACAAATTTTTCAGTGTTGGACTCCAAGGAAGGAGTGTTATGTCTGAGTGAATAAACTAGACAACACATTGAACGAGCGATCGGTAACGACTGGTGTTTAGGTGGTAGTCGACCCCAGAGTGCTGTCACATGTGCTTGTATCAAAGCAAACACGGACAGaaaccagcaaatatttttaTGGACCTTCTGTTGAAGAGGCCAAACAAAGTGAGAACTTCAATTTCATACTGCAGTCAGTTTTTCCCACATTTCAGCTGTCCTCTGAAACCACAAAACTTTTTctactgcttcttcttcttcttaccgATGATTTTATCAGTCAGCACCAACTGACACGGACTAACGCGGTCTGAGCGGCTGATTGTACCAGATTATCGTAATGAAAGTGTTAccccttcttttttctttttcgctTAAGTCCAACATTTCACTCTTCGCAGTTTGATAAAGATGGACCCAGGCTGATAAGAGAAACTGTTTTGACtgaaattttcagttttctggtGTATGTCTGTCAAActgtgaaaggaaaacacactttGTGCTGGAGAAATCAGCCGCAAAAGATGCAGAGATAAGACTtaaagagaggagaaacattGCTGTCATACTTGGGTAGAAGTAGACGCGGCTGGTGTAAAAGTATATTATAACAAAAAACCCTGAAAGGTTCAGTATTACAGAGTGACGACATTTAACAGTAAATGTTTGCGTTTTCCCTTTAAGAGTGGAGGAGCGCTCCCTTCATGCAGTATGTACACAGTAACTGATTATGTTATGTGTCTTTGTTAGTCAAACACTGTCTTGTGAAAAGTCCCAGACCAAAcacgggggaaaaaaaacatgcaagcTGAGAGGATATTTTTGCGTTTAGTGTTTATAGAGCTGAAGTGTTGTTGGAGATGTGGTAAATAAATATCCAGAAGGAAAACTTTAGGAATATCTATCAATGCTGGAGTGGTGTTGATGgaaacactgaatattattGTTTCTACTTACGTTGTTTAACCATTGCAGTATTCACTATAGTATTCATATTTCATTAattaacagtaataaaacacattGTGTTCATGGCAGCTGCTCAGACCGATATCTCACCAGTGAGTCATGCGAAGGTGTTGAACAGTTTCCGAAGACCTCAGTCAACTCTACGATCACAGCTGCCACTTTCTGTGTGGTTGCAGGAAAGGCACAAAGGCAGTTGTTTGTTAGCAAGTTCACCATATGAACTTCATGGCATGGTGATATATCACTGCTGTGTTTACGGTTTCTGGATCACTGCAAGTTTAAAGAGTAACTTTGACTAATTAAAGTTCTCCTCAGTCTCTGCTGAGCATTTCAAcatctttcagctctttgtctttgttctctgGCCCTTACCTTTAGTATTTTCCTTAACAGCAGGCTCTGAAGATCTTTTTTCCACCACCTGCCCTGCAAATaaacaagagacagacaaagttagcgaCTAGCTgttgaacatagtggagcatttaacTCATAAAGGGGTAcatgtttccctcaggagttggtggagaccaaaaacagagctaagaGGAGAGTGACTTAAAACTGATAACAGCCTGCAATGTGTTTACAACTTGATTTGCTGGCCCAAAATGGTCCACAAGGTGCTTAAAGTGCCAAATGCTTGAACAAGCTCAGCGGTATCTTCCATGGTTCAGTGCACGAGCTCCTGAATTTTCATTACAGGTAGATTGAGcagtgaatgttttcttttagcCAGGCTATGGCAAGCAGTAACATATGGGTGTCAGACAGGTTAAATGTATCTGCAGCAAGATTCAAGAAATGTTGAATTACGATGCAGCGTAATTCAGGACAGGAGGTCAGGAATTATGACTCATATCGTTTGAAAAATGTATGGCCTGGGCAGACCACATCCCTCATGGCACAAATTAAATCAGTCCCCTTTCCTTAAGCCCGTAGATACAATATATCTTacctcacccccccacctctgtctctctagTCACCAGGGGACTGGCGTCCATCTTGTCTGAGGTGATGATGTACGTGTCCATCATCGGGCTGCAGCTCTGGCTGGTGGTTGAGATGATTTACTGCTACAGGAAGATcgcagcagcaggagaggaagctCTGAGAGAGAGCGCGTGAGTAAcacttaaaatacacaaacacacagagcgcCAGCCTCACCCCGGTGCCAGTCCTTCATTTCCAGATCCCGCTGGGCTGTCCAAATGTCCTGATGTCCCACCAACCACTTTCACAATCTGTTTCAATCTGCTCTTctcaaatatataatataatataacattttcctttttcccttgCTGAACTGATCTCTTGTTCTGATTCCGATTCACTGACCTTGACAGTTTCttttcccccttctctcctttccttaCTCTCTTTCCTTC
This sequence is a window from Scatophagus argus isolate fScaArg1 chromosome 9, fScaArg1.pri, whole genome shotgun sequence. Protein-coding genes within it:
- the scn1ba gene encoding sodium channel, voltage-gated, type I, beta a isoform X1 gives rise to the protein MSAAPELLLLLPLALLALQASLCHGACVELDSETEAVANEGFKLSCISCKMRGEVQAVATVNWYFKASDETEFSHLYSYDDGTPEIIDQRFYERLFWNGSKNTKDLQDGSIYILNVTFNDTGTYQCIFSRILTYANYEFQTNTSKTIVMKVVPRLTRGLASILSEVMMYVSIIGLQLWLVVEMIYCYRKIAAAGEEALRESAAEYLAIASESKDNCAGEQVAE
- the scn1ba gene encoding sodium channel, voltage-gated, type I, beta a isoform X2, which encodes MSAAPELLLLLPLALLALQASLCHGACVELDSETEAVANEGFKLSCISCKMRGEVQAVATVNWYFKASDETEFSHLYSYDDGTPEIIDQRFYERLFWNGSKNTKDLQDGSIYILNVTFNDTGTYQCIFSRILTYANYEFQTNTSKTIVMKVVPRLTRGLASILSEVMMYVSIIGLQLWLVVEMIYCYRKIAAAGEEALRESASKKNSRGLP
- the scn1ba gene encoding sodium channel, voltage-gated, type I, beta a isoform X3 → MRGEVQAVATVNWYFKASDETEFSHLYSYDDGTPEIIDQRFYERLFWNGSKNTKDLQDGSIYILNVTFNDTGTYQCIFSRILTYANYEFQTNTSKTIVMKVVPRLTRGLASILSEVMMYVSIIGLQLWLVVEMIYCYRKIAAAGEEALRESAAEYLAIASESKDNCAGEQVAE